Below is a genomic region from Fusobacterium canifelinum.
AAGTAAAATATATAAAATTCAAAATTATAGTCAAAAATAATGATTATATATTTTATAAAATTTATAAACGGCTTCCTATAAAGCCGTTTTTTATTAAAAATGAGGTGGAATTTTGGCAATACTACAAGTAAATGATATATATATGGGTTTCTCAGGGGAAACTCTTTTTAAAGAAATATCTTTTTCAGTTGATGAGAAAGATAAAATAGGTATAATAGGTGTTAACGGTGCAGGGAAAACTACACTTATTAAATTATTATTAGGTTTAGAAAACTCTGAAATCAATCCTGCTACAAATGGGAGAGGAACTATCTCAAAGAAAAGTAATTTAAAAGTTGGATATCTTGCACAAAATACACAACTTAACAAGGAAAACACTGTTTTTAATGAACTTATGACAGTATTCAACAATCTTTTAGAAGACTATAACAGAATGCAGGAGATAAATTTTTTATTAACTGTTGATTTAGATAATTTTGATAAATTAATGGAAGAACTTGGTGAAGTTTCTGAAAGATATGAAAGACATGAAGGATATTCAATAGAATATAAAATCAAGCAAATTTTAAATGGTTTAAACATACCAGAAAATTTATGGACTATGAAGATTGGAAATCTATCAGGTGGACAAAATTCAAGAGTTGCACTTGCCAAGATACTTCTAGAAGAACCAGATTTATTGATACTTGATGAGCCTACTAACCATTTGGACTTAACTTCTATTGAATGGCTTGAAAAGATTTTAAAAGACTATAACAAAGCTATAATTTTAATATCACATGATGTTTATTTCTTGGATAATGTAGTAAATAGAGTTTTTGAGATTGAAGGTAAAAGATTAAAAGACTATAAAGGGAACTACACTGATTTTTTAATTCAAAAAGAGGCTTATTTAAGTGGAGAAGTCAAAGCCTATGAGAAGGAACAAGAAAAAATCAAGAAGATGGAAGAATTTATCAGAAGATATAAAGCAGGAGTGAAATCTAAACAGGCTAGAGGTAGAGAAAAAATTCTTAATAGAATGGAAAAGATGGAAAATCCTGTTGTAACAACTCAAAAGATAAAGCTTAAATTTGATATAAAGGCACAAAGTGTTGACTTAGTTTTAGATATTAAAAACTTGTCTAAGACTTTTGAAGATAAATTATTATTTAAAAACTTGAATTTAAAAGTTTATCGTGGAGAAAGAATAGGTCTAATAGGAAAAAATGGTACTGGAAAATCTACTCTTTTAAAGATTATAAATAATTTAGAAAAAGCTAGTTCAGGTGAATTTAAAATAGGTGAAAGAGTTTCTATTGGTTACTATGACCAAAATCATCAAGGGTTAGGTTTGAATAACAACATCATAGAAGAACTTATGTACTATTTTACCCTATCTGAAGAAGAAGCTAGAAATATCTGTGGAGCATTTTTATTTAGAGAAGATGATATTTACAAAAAAATTTCTTCTTTAAGTGGTGGAGAAAAAGCAAGGGTTGCCTTTATGAAACTTATGCTTGAAAAACCTAATTTCTTGATACTAGATGAGCCTACTAACCACTTGGATATATATTCAAGAGAAATTTTAATGGATGCACTTGAAGATTATCCTGGAACTATCTTAGTTGTATCTCACGATAGAAATTTTTTAGACACTGTTGTCACTAAAATCTATGAATTAAAAACTGATGGTGTAGAAACTTTTGATGGTGATTATGAGGCATACAAACAAGAAAGAGATAATGTAAAGGTAAAAAATGAAGAAGCTGTCAAATCTTATGAAGAACAAAAAAAAGCTAAAAATAGATTGGCTTCTTTAGAAAAGAAATTGATAAGAACAGAAGAAGAATTAGAGAAAATTCAAGAGCAGATAGAAGAAGTAAATAAAAAATATCTACTTGCTGGAGAAAAAAACAATGTAGATGAACTTATGTCTTTACAAGAGGAATTAGATAATCTTAATCTAAAAATGATAGAAAAATTTCAAGAATGGGAAGGAACAGAAGAAGAACTTAAAAATTTACAATAATTTGATTGAAAAAATTTATATAATAGTGTACAATACAAGTTAATATAAAATTAGGGAGGTCATTTTTAAATGAAAAAGAAATTTTTAGCAGTATTAACTTTATTACTTTCTTTACTATTAGTGGCTTGTGGTGGAGAAAAGAAAACTGAAGCTAATCCAGAAACTTATCCAGATAAACCAGTTAATGTGATCATAGCTTATAAAGCAGGAGGAGGAACTGATGTTGGAGCTCGTATATTAATGGCAGAAGCTCAAAAGAATTTCCCTCAAACATTTGTTATTGTTAATAAGCCAGGTGCTGATGGAGAAATAGGATATACAGAGTTAGCAAAAGCTGCTCCAGATGGATATACTATTGGATTTATTAATTTACCAACTTTTGTTAGTCTACCTCATGAAAGACAAACAAAATATAAAATTGATGATGTAGAACCTATCATGAACCATGTTTATGATCCAGGTGTATTAGTTGTAAAAGCTGATAGCAAATTCCAAACTTTAGCTGAATTTGTTGACTATGCAAAAGCTCACCCAGAAGAACTAACTATTTCTAACAATGGTACAGGTGCTTCTAACCACATTGGTGCTGCTCACTTTGCAAAAGAAGCTGGAATTCAAGTAACTCATGTTCCATTTGGTGGAAGTACAGATATGATTTCTGCTTTACGTGGTGACCATGTTACTGCAACTGTTGCTAAAATCAGTGAAGTTGCAAGTTTAGTAAAATCAGGTGAATTAAAATTATTATCTTCATTTACAGAAACTAGATTAGAAGGTTTTGAAGATGTTCCTACTTTAACTGAAAGTGGATATCCTGTAATATTTGGTTCTGCTCGTGCTATTGTTGCTCCAAAAGGAACTCCAAAAGAAATCATCCAAAAATTACATGATGTTTTCAAAGCAGCTTTAGAATCTGAAGATAATATTGAAAAATCTAAAAATGCTAGTTTACCTTTAAAATATATGTCACCAGAAGAATTGGCACAATATATTAAAGAGCAAGAAAAATACATCATAGAAACTGTTCCAACTTTAGGAATAAATTAATTATAATATAAAAATATGAGTAAAGGGAGCTATTGCAAATATAATTAATAATGAACTATTTTTTATCACATTATTAATTTGCAATAGCTTTTTTAACAATAGAATGAAAGGTTTTAAATAATATGAGAAAATATGATAAATTTTTAACAATAGGTTTATTTATTTTGGAAGCATTTTATTTTCTTTTAATAAAACAACTTCCACCAAAAGCAGCAAGATATCCTTATTTTGTATTAGGTTTAATGGTATTTTTAACTTTACTTTTAGCTATAAATACTTTCCTTATTAAGCCTAAAAATGCAGAAGATAAAGAAGAAGATCAATTTAAAGGTAATCTATATAGTCAATTCTTCCTTATAATCGCATTATCTGCTGTATATGTAATTTTAATTGATATAATTGGTTTCTTTGTTACAACAGCTATTTATCTTTTTGTAACTATGCTAGCATTGAAGAGTAATATTAAATGGAGTATTGTTGTGAGTATAGTTTTCCCAATATTTTTATATTTAATATTTGTGTCATTCTTAAAAGTCCCTGTTCCAAGAGGATTTTTACTATAAGTTAGAGAGGAGAAATAATTATGTCAGATGTTTTATTTGGATATGCAGCAGCCTTAACACCTATAAATTTAGTTGCTGCTGTAATTAGTGTGGCTATTGGAATAACTATTGGAGCTTTACCAGGACTTTCTGCTGCAATGGGAGTTGCTTTATTAATTCCTATTACATTTGGAATGGACCCATCAACAGGACTTATTACACTTGCAGGAGTTTATTGTGGAGCTATATTTGGAGGTTCAATTTCAGCAATTTTAATTCGTACACCAGGTACACCTGCTGCTGCTGCAACTGCTATTGATGGTTATGAATTAACAAAACAAGGTAAAGCAGGAACTGCATTAGGTACTGCAATTATAGCTTCATTTATTGGAGGAATTTTAAGTGCTATTCCACTTTATTTATTCGCTCCAAGACTAGCAAGACTTGCATTACTTTTTGGACCAGCTGAATACTTCTGGTTATCTATATTTGGTTTAACTATTATTGCTGGTGCAAGTACAAAATCAATAGTAAAAGGTTTAATTTCAGGTGCATTAGGTTTAATGTTATCTACTGTTGGAATGGACCCTATGCTTGGAAACCCACGTTTCACATTTGGAGTTCCAGCATTACTTTCAGGAATACCATTTACTGCTGCACTTATAGGACTTTTCTCAATGTCACAAGTTCTAATGCTCGCTGAAAAGAAAATTAAAGAAGCAGGAAATATGATTGAGTTTGATAATAAAGTTTTATTATCTAGAAAACAAATTTTAGAAATATTACCAACATCTTTAAGATCAACAGTTATAGGAAGTATTATAGGAATATTACCTGGAGCTGGAGCAAGTATAGCAGCTTTCTTAGGATATAATGAAGCAAAAAGATTTTCAAAGAAAAAAGAATTATTTGGACATGGAAGTATAGAAGGAATTGCAGGAGCTGAAGCAGCTAACAATTCCGTTACAGGAGGTTCACTTATCCCAACATTCACATTAGGAATACCTGGAGAAAGTGTTACAGCAGTTTTACTTGGTGGACTTATGATACAAGGATTACAACCTGGACCAGATTTATTTACTGTTCATGGAAAAATAACTTACACTTTCTTTGCAGGATTTGTAATTGTTAATATATTTATGTTAATTTTAGGACTTTTTGGATCTAAATTATTTGCCAAAGTATCAAGAGTTTCAGATAGTTACTTAATACCTCTTATATTTTCTCTAAGTGTAATAGGTTCTTATGCTATACACAATCAAATGTCAGATGTATGGGTAATGTTTGTATTTGGTATAATTGGATACTTTGTTCAAAAGTTTGAGTTAAACTCTGCTTCAATAGTTTTAGCTTTAATTTTAGGACCAATTGGTGAATCTGGACTTAGAAGATCACTTATTTTAAACCATAATAACTATTCAATTTTATTCCAAAGTGCAGTTTCAAAAGTTCTATTATTCTTAACTCTTTTCTCATTATTATCTCCAATAGTAATGTCAAAATTGAAGAAGACAAATAAGGAATAAAGTTTATATTAACTTAAAAATTAAATATATTCAGTATAAAAAAGGATTAATTTTTAACTTTTTAGAAAAATTAATCCTTTTTATTTTTTATAAATTTTAGACATCGTAAAAGACAATAAGCCTAAAAGAAAGAAAAATATTTATACAATCATTCTATTTATTTGTACATTATTAATGATTTAAAATAGAATAAATAGTTATAATAATAAATTTTTTATTGATTTTTAGTATTAAAAAATATATAATTGATTTATAAATAAGTATAAGGAGGTGTGAGGCTGTTATAAAAAAATATAACAGTCCATTCAAAATGTCTGAAAAACAAAAGAAAAAAAGAGGTTTCCCAAGTGCATTCACGGTATTAGCAATTATTTTGGTTTTAGCTGCGGCTTTAACTTACATAGTTCCATCAGGTCAATTTTCAAGACTAACTTATGATGATAGCACAAATGAGTTTGTTATTACAGATCATGATAACAATGTAACAACAGAGCCTGCAACACAAGAAGTTTTAGATAGACTTCAAATTCAATTAAGTTTAGATAAATTTACTGAAGGAGTAATCAAAAAACCTATTGCTATTCCTGGTACTTATCAAAGAATTGAACAACGTCCACAAGGATTTTTGGATATAATTAAAGCACCAGTTACTGGTTCAATGGATACAGTTGACATTATGCTTTTTGTTCTTGTCCTTGGAGGAATTATAGGAATTATCAATAAAATAGGAGCCTTTGATGCTGGAATGGCTGCCTTATCAAAAAGAACTAAAGGAAAAGAATTCTTATTAGTAACTCTTGTTTTTGTGTTGACAACTTTAGGAGGAACAACTTTCGGTTTAGCTGAAGAAACTATTGCTTTCTATCCAATTCTTATGCCTATCTTTTTATTAAGTGGATTTGATGTGTTAACTTGTATTGCTGCAATTTATATGGGTTCATCTATTGGAACAATGTTCTCAACTGTCAATCCATTTGCTACTGTTATAGCATCTAATGCAGCAGGAATTTCATTTACAGAAGGATTGACATTTAGAATAGTAGCTTTAGTTTTAGCTTCAGTAATTACTTTGGCATATATGTATTGGTATGCTCAAAAAGTGAAAAAAGATAAAACAAAATCTTATGTCTATATTGATGAAGAAGAAATACACAAAAGATTTTTAGGACAATATGATTCAAGTTCTGAAAAAGAATTTACTTGGAGAAGAAAACTGTGTTTACTTATATTTGCTTCAGCATTTCCTGTTTTAATTTGGGGAGTTTCTGTTGGTGGATGGTGGTTTGAAGAAATGACAGCACTATTCTTAGGAGTGGCTGTTGTTATTATGTTTCTTTCTGGACTTTCAGAAAAAGATGCTATTAATACTTTTATAGCTGGTGCAGGAGACTTAGTTGGAGTTGTTCTAACAATAGGGCTAGCTCGTTCTATCAATATAGTAATGGACAATGGTTTTATCTCTGATACTTTATTATATTATTCAACTGAATTTGTTGCAGGTATGAGTAAAGGTGTATTTGCTATCGCACAACTGTTAATCTTCTCTGTATTAGGTTTCTTTATTCCATCATCTTCTGGATTGGCTGTACTTTCTATGCCTATTATGGCTCCACTTGCAGATACAGTTGGTTTATCAAGAGAAGTTGTAATCAATGCATATAACTGGGGACAAGGTTGGATGTCTTTCATTACACCAACTGGTTTAATCTTAGTAACATTAGAAATGGCAGGAACAACTTTTGATAAGTGGTTAAAATATATTTTACCACTGATGGGAATTATGGGAGTTTTTTCTGTAGTAATGTTGATTATAAATACAATGGTATAAAATAATAAATAATTGAAGTAAAAAAGATTGTTGTGAATATTTTTATTTAATATTTACAATAATCTTTTTTATTATATTCTTACTTCTTTTTCTCTTGATAAATTAAAGAGTGTAATAAATTTTTATTTACTATATTTTTAATTTAAAATTTAATTTTTTAGATTAAGGGTACAGTTTTTTATTTATTATTTGTTTAAAATGATATATAATAGTATAAGTTATAATATTATTTTGGAAGGGGAGTTTTATGTTAGAAAATTTGATAAAAGACTTTAAAGAAATTTTTAAATATAGTGGAGAAGTGGAAACATTTTTTTCACCAGGTAGAGTAAATTTAATTGGTGAACATACAGACTATAATGGTGGCTTTGTTTTTCCTTGTGCTTTAGATTTTGGAACTTATGCAGTTGTAAAAAAAAGAGAAGATAAAATTTTTAGAATGTACTCTAAGAATTTTGAAAATTTAGCTATTATTGAATTTAATTTAGATAATTTAGTCTATAATAAGAAAGATAACTGGGCTAACTATCCAAAAGGAGTTATTAAAACTTTTTTAGATAGAAACTATAGAATAGATAATGGTTTTGACATACTATTTTTTGGAAATATTCCAAATGGTGCAGGACTTTCTTCATCAGCTTCTATTGAAGTTTTGACAGCCGTTATAATTAAAAATTTGTTTAAACTTAATGTTGATATGGTTGAAATGGTTAAGATGTGTCAAGAAGCAGAAAATAAATTTATTGAAGTAAACTCAGGAATTATGGATCAGTTTGCAGTTGGTATGGGTAAAAAGGATAATGCTATTTTACTTGACTGTAATACTTTAAATTTTGAATATGTTCCAGTAAAGCTAAAAAATATGTCAATAGTTATTGCTAATACTAATAAAAAAAGAGGTTTAGCAGATTCAAAATATAATGAAAGAAGAACTTCTTGTGAAGAAGCAGTTAAAGTTTTAAATAATAATGGAGTTAATATTAAATATTTAGGAGAACTTACTGTTACAGAATTTGAAAAAGTTAAACACTATATAACAGATGAAGAACAATTAAAAAGAGCAACTCATGCAGTTACCGAAAATGAAAGAGCCAAAG
It encodes:
- a CDS encoding ABC-F family ATP-binding cassette domain-containing protein produces the protein MAILQVNDIYMGFSGETLFKEISFSVDEKDKIGIIGVNGAGKTTLIKLLLGLENSEINPATNGRGTISKKSNLKVGYLAQNTQLNKENTVFNELMTVFNNLLEDYNRMQEINFLLTVDLDNFDKLMEELGEVSERYERHEGYSIEYKIKQILNGLNIPENLWTMKIGNLSGGQNSRVALAKILLEEPDLLILDEPTNHLDLTSIEWLEKILKDYNKAIILISHDVYFLDNVVNRVFEIEGKRLKDYKGNYTDFLIQKEAYLSGEVKAYEKEQEKIKKMEEFIRRYKAGVKSKQARGREKILNRMEKMENPVVTTQKIKLKFDIKAQSVDLVLDIKNLSKTFEDKLLFKNLNLKVYRGERIGLIGKNGTGKSTLLKIINNLEKASSGEFKIGERVSIGYYDQNHQGLGLNNNIIEELMYYFTLSEEEARNICGAFLFREDDIYKKISSLSGGEKARVAFMKLMLEKPNFLILDEPTNHLDIYSREILMDALEDYPGTILVVSHDRNFLDTVVTKIYELKTDGVETFDGDYEAYKQERDNVKVKNEEAVKSYEEQKKAKNRLASLEKKLIRTEEELEKIQEQIEEVNKKYLLAGEKNNVDELMSLQEELDNLNLKMIEKFQEWEGTEEELKNLQ
- a CDS encoding tripartite tricarboxylate transporter substrate binding protein, with amino-acid sequence MKKKFLAVLTLLLSLLLVACGGEKKTEANPETYPDKPVNVIIAYKAGGGTDVGARILMAEAQKNFPQTFVIVNKPGADGEIGYTELAKAAPDGYTIGFINLPTFVSLPHERQTKYKIDDVEPIMNHVYDPGVLVVKADSKFQTLAEFVDYAKAHPEELTISNNGTGASNHIGAAHFAKEAGIQVTHVPFGGSTDMISALRGDHVTATVAKISEVASLVKSGELKLLSSFTETRLEGFEDVPTLTESGYPVIFGSARAIVAPKGTPKEIIQKLHDVFKAALESEDNIEKSKNASLPLKYMSPEELAQYIKEQEKYIIETVPTLGIN
- a CDS encoding tripartite tricarboxylate transporter TctB family protein, coding for MRKYDKFLTIGLFILEAFYFLLIKQLPPKAARYPYFVLGLMVFLTLLLAINTFLIKPKNAEDKEEDQFKGNLYSQFFLIIALSAVYVILIDIIGFFVTTAIYLFVTMLALKSNIKWSIVVSIVFPIFLYLIFVSFLKVPVPRGFLL
- a CDS encoding tripartite tricarboxylate transporter permease, whose product is MSDVLFGYAAALTPINLVAAVISVAIGITIGALPGLSAAMGVALLIPITFGMDPSTGLITLAGVYCGAIFGGSISAILIRTPGTPAAAATAIDGYELTKQGKAGTALGTAIIASFIGGILSAIPLYLFAPRLARLALLFGPAEYFWLSIFGLTIIAGASTKSIVKGLISGALGLMLSTVGMDPMLGNPRFTFGVPALLSGIPFTAALIGLFSMSQVLMLAEKKIKEAGNMIEFDNKVLLSRKQILEILPTSLRSTVIGSIIGILPGAGASIAAFLGYNEAKRFSKKKELFGHGSIEGIAGAEAANNSVTGGSLIPTFTLGIPGESVTAVLLGGLMIQGLQPGPDLFTVHGKITYTFFAGFVIVNIFMLILGLFGSKLFAKVSRVSDSYLIPLIFSLSVIGSYAIHNQMSDVWVMFVFGIIGYFVQKFELNSASIVLALILGPIGESGLRRSLILNHNNYSILFQSAVSKVLLFLTLFSLLSPIVMSKLKKTNKE
- a CDS encoding YfcC family protein; amino-acid sequence: MSEKQKKKRGFPSAFTVLAIILVLAAALTYIVPSGQFSRLTYDDSTNEFVITDHDNNVTTEPATQEVLDRLQIQLSLDKFTEGVIKKPIAIPGTYQRIEQRPQGFLDIIKAPVTGSMDTVDIMLFVLVLGGIIGIINKIGAFDAGMAALSKRTKGKEFLLVTLVFVLTTLGGTTFGLAEETIAFYPILMPIFLLSGFDVLTCIAAIYMGSSIGTMFSTVNPFATVIASNAAGISFTEGLTFRIVALVLASVITLAYMYWYAQKVKKDKTKSYVYIDEEEIHKRFLGQYDSSSEKEFTWRRKLCLLIFASAFPVLIWGVSVGGWWFEEMTALFLGVAVVIMFLSGLSEKDAINTFIAGAGDLVGVVLTIGLARSINIVMDNGFISDTLLYYSTEFVAGMSKGVFAIAQLLIFSVLGFFIPSSSGLAVLSMPIMAPLADTVGLSREVVINAYNWGQGWMSFITPTGLILVTLEMAGTTFDKWLKYILPLMGIMGVFSVVMLIINTMV
- a CDS encoding galactokinase: MLENLIKDFKEIFKYSGEVETFFSPGRVNLIGEHTDYNGGFVFPCALDFGTYAVVKKREDKIFRMYSKNFENLAIIEFNLDNLVYNKKDNWANYPKGVIKTFLDRNYRIDNGFDILFFGNIPNGAGLSSSASIEVLTAVIIKNLFKLNVDMVEMVKMCQEAENKFIEVNSGIMDQFAVGMGKKDNAILLDCNTLNFEYVPVKLKNMSIVIANTNKKRGLADSKYNERRTSCEEAVKVLNNNGVNIKYLGELTVTEFEKVKHYITDEEQLKRATHAVTENERAKVAVEFLKKDDIAEFGKLMNKSHISLRDDYEVTGLELDSLVEAAWEEKGTIGSRMTGAGFGGCTVSIVENDYVESFIKNVGKKYKEKTGLEASFYIGNIGNGAGKI